The genomic stretch CTCCTATCCGGGCGCCAACCCGAGCGTCATCGCGGAGACGGTGGCGGCGCCGCTGGAGCAGGCCATCAACGGCGTGGAGGGCATGCTCTACATGTCCTCGCAGGCCACCAGCGACGGCCGGGTGACGGTCACCATCACCTTCGCCATGGGCGTGGACCCGGACACCGCGCAGGTGCAGGTGCAGAACCGGGTGGCGCGCGCGGTGCCCCGGCTGCCGGCCGAGGTGCAGCGGCTGGGGGTGCTCACCGAGAAGTCCAGTCCGGACCTGCTCATGGTGGTGCACCTGGTGTCCCCGGACGGGAAGCTGGATCCGCTCTACCTCTCCAACTACGCGGTCCTCCAGGTCCGCGACGTGCTCCAGCGCGTGTCCGGCGTGGGCAACGTCATGGTGCTGGGCGCGGGTGAGTACAGCATGCGCGTCTGGTTGGACCCGCAGCTGCTGGCGGCGCGCAACCTGACCGCCAGCGACGTGGTGAACGCCATCCGCGAGCAGAACGTGCAGGTGGCCGCGGGCGTCATCGGGCAGCAGCCCGACGAGCGCTCCGCCTTCCAGCTCACCGTCACCACCCAGGGCCGCCTCACCGACGAGGAGCAGTTCCGGGACATCGTGGTGAAGGTGGGCGAGGCGGGGCAGGTGACGCGGCTGCGGGACGTGGCCCGGGTGGAGCTGGGGGCGAACACCTACGCGGTGCGCGCGCGGCTGGACGGCAAGCCCGCGGTGGCCATCGGCATCAACCAGGCCTCCGGCTCCAACGCGCTGGACGTGTCCGCGGGCATCCGCGCGCGGATGGAGGAGCTGCGCCACGCGTTCCCGGAGGGCATGGAGTACCGCATCGCGTACGACCCCACGCTCTTCGTGCGCGCCTCCATCCGCAACGTGGTGAGCACGTTGCTGGAGGCGGTGGTGCTGGTGGTGTTGGTGGTGCTGCTGTTCCTCCAGACGTGGCGCGCCTCCATCATCCCGCTGGCGGCGGTGCCGGTGTCCCTGGTGGGCACGGCGGCGGTGATGCACATGCTGGGCTTCTCGCTCAACACGCTGTCGCTGTTCGGCCTGGTGCTCTCCATCGGCATCGTGGTGGATGACGCCATCGTCGTGGTGGAGAACGTGGAGCGGCACATCGAGCTGGGCGTCAGTCCCAAGGAGGCCGCGCGCCGCGCGATGACCGAGGTGACGGGGCCCATCATCGCGATCACCTCCGTGCTGTCCGCGGTGTTCGTGCCCACCGCCTTCCTGGGCGGCCTCACCGGCCAGTTCTACCGGCAGTTCGCGCTGACCATCGCCATCTCCACCATCCTGTCGGCCTTCAACTCGCTGACGCTCAGCCCGGCGCTCGCCGGCGTGCTGCTGCGGGGGCACCACGGGCCGAAGGACGGGTTGACGCGGCTGATGGAGAAGGGGCTGGGGGGCTGGCTGTTCCGTCCCTTCAACCGCTTCTTCGACAAGGCGTCCGCGGGCTACGTGACGGTCGTCAAGCGCGTGGTGCGCGTCAGCGCGGTGGCGCTCGCCGTCTTCGCGGGGCTGCTCGTGCTGACGTGGGCGGGCTTTTCGAAGGTGCCCGCGGGCTTCGTGCCCATGCAGGACAAGTACTACCTGGTGGGGCTGGCCCAGCTGCCGCCCGCCGCGTCGCTGGAGCGCACCGACGACGTCGTCAAGCGCATGTCGGACCTCATGCTCGCGGAGGAGGGCGTGGCCAACGTGGTGGCCTTCTCCGGCATCTCCATCAACGGCTTCGTCAACGCGCCCAACTCCGCGGTGGTGTTCGCCATCCTGGACGACTTCGAGAAGCGCAAGTCGGCGGACCTGTCCGCCAACGCCATCGCCGGGCGTCTGCAGGGGAAGCTCTTCTCCATCCAGGAGGGCTTCGCGGCCATCTTCCCGCCGCCGCCGGTGCCCGGGATGGGCTCCATGGCGGGCTTCAAGCTCCAGGTGGAGGACCGCGCGGGCCTGGGCTCGGAGGCGCTGTACGCGGCCACGCAGGCGCTGGTGCAGCGGGCCTCGACCGACCCGCGGCTGACGGGGTTGATGTCGAGCTTCGAGATCAACGTGC from Myxococcus stipitatus encodes the following:
- a CDS encoding efflux RND transporter permease subunit, giving the protein MKFAHFFVDRPIFAAVLSVLLLIGGGLSLVQLPLSEYPAVSPPTVVVQASYPGANPSVIAETVAAPLEQAINGVEGMLYMSSQATSDGRVTVTITFAMGVDPDTAQVQVQNRVARAVPRLPAEVQRLGVLTEKSSPDLLMVVHLVSPDGKLDPLYLSNYAVLQVRDVLQRVSGVGNVMVLGAGEYSMRVWLDPQLLAARNLTASDVVNAIREQNVQVAAGVIGQQPDERSAFQLTVTTQGRLTDEEQFRDIVVKVGEAGQVTRLRDVARVELGANTYAVRARLDGKPAVAIGINQASGSNALDVSAGIRARMEELRHAFPEGMEYRIAYDPTLFVRASIRNVVSTLLEAVVLVVLVVLLFLQTWRASIIPLAAVPVSLVGTAAVMHMLGFSLNTLSLFGLVLSIGIVVDDAIVVVENVERHIELGVSPKEAARRAMTEVTGPIIAITSVLSAVFVPTAFLGGLTGQFYRQFALTIAISTILSAFNSLTLSPALAGVLLRGHHGPKDGLTRLMEKGLGGWLFRPFNRFFDKASAGYVTVVKRVVRVSAVALAVFAGLLVLTWAGFSKVPAGFVPMQDKYYLVGLAQLPPAASLERTDDVVKRMSDLMLAEEGVANVVAFSGISINGFVNAPNSAVVFAILDDFEKRKSADLSANAIAGRLQGKLFSIQEGFAAIFPPPPVPGMGSMAGFKLQVEDRAGLGSEALYAATQALVQRASTDPRLTGLMSSFEINVPQLEAHVDRVKAKQQGVSLNSVFETLQIHLGSLYVNDFNRFGRTYQVNVQADSRHRMEPESIGRLQVRNPEGGMVPLATLVDVEPSFGPDQVLRYNGYPSADINGAAAPGVSTGQAVAAMEQLAGEVLPAGMGFEWTDLTFQEKLAGKEGLFVFPLAILLAFLILAAQYNSWTLPLAVLLTVPLALLSALAGVWFVGGDNNIFTQIGLVVLVGLAAKNAILIVEFARAREDEGVGVVQAALDACRLRLRPILMTSIAFIMGVVPLAVATGAGAEMRRAMGIAVFAGMLGVTLFGLVLTPVFYVVIRKLALRGAERERAPVIPTGATGAEGH